The Sulfurihydrogenibium sp. genome includes a window with the following:
- the lipA gene encoding lipoyl synthase, with translation MKPKVKSPLLPEVFKIKKLLRKLNLHTVCEEANCPNIGDCFSRKTATFMIMGDICTRDCPYCNVSHGKPQALDPQEPENVANAIKTLGLKHVVITSVDRDDLPDGGASHFAKVIQKVKEINPGITIEVLIPDFKGSIESLKTVIDANPEVVNHNIETVKELYKIVRPQGNYERSLKILKSIKEISQKTISKSGFMVGLGETKEQIINLMEDLYKNNVEILTIGQYLQPSKNHLPVYRYYSEEEFREFEEIGYKIGFKYIFSGILIRSSFNAQEQFMTMNK, from the coding sequence GTGAAGCCAAAAGTAAAGTCTCCACTTTTACCGGAAGTATTTAAAATCAAAAAGCTTCTTCGCAAGCTGAACCTACACACAGTTTGCGAGGAGGCTAATTGCCCAAACATTGGCGACTGCTTTTCAAGGAAAACAGCCACTTTTATGATTATGGGTGATATCTGCACAAGAGACTGTCCATACTGTAACGTATCTCACGGAAAGCCACAAGCTTTAGACCCGCAAGAGCCTGAGAATGTAGCAAATGCAATAAAAACACTCGGATTAAAACATGTTGTGATCACATCAGTTGATAGAGATGACCTTCCAGACGGCGGAGCGTCCCACTTTGCAAAAGTTATACAAAAAGTAAAAGAAATAAATCCGGGCATAACAATAGAAGTCTTGATACCAGACTTTAAAGGAAGTATAGAATCTTTAAAAACAGTAATAGATGCAAATCCGGAGGTTGTAAATCACAATATAGAAACTGTAAAAGAGCTTTATAAAATTGTAAGACCACAGGGAAATTATGAAAGGTCGTTAAAAATACTAAAATCAATAAAAGAAATAAGTCAAAAAACTATATCAAAATCCGGCTTTATGGTAGGGCTTGGAGAGACAAAAGAACAGATAATAAATTTAATGGAAGATTTGTACAAAAATAACGTAGAAATACTAACAATCGGTCAGTATTTACAGCCATCAAAAAACCATTTACCGGTATATAGGTATTATTCAGAAGAAGAGTTTAGAGAGTTTGAAGAAATAGGCTACAAGATAGGTTTTAAGTATATATTTTCTGGCATATTGATAAGAAGTTCTTTTAATGCACAAGAACAGTTTATGACAATGAATAAGTGA